Proteins encoded together in one Quercus lobata isolate SW786 chromosome 3, ValleyOak3.0 Primary Assembly, whole genome shotgun sequence window:
- the LOC115982290 gene encoding transcription factor bHLH111 isoform X3: MCEKERDMAEECIESSVATSSSTPTNWWDIPGASSLPAWNNNPNSWHHQNPNSNSSCEEDVSISTSFTNASNHSGLTVESSRRLAEPASSNDLIGEHASDNNLWSHVLLSVGSNGELQNNQDVEENFVDALSSKSMSTGMFEPACDYLKKLDNSWEFTNSTSFNNFEKHINGFNDSVLDNERLNKLSNLVSTWSIAPPDPDVNRQFDPQTCNISLSSSMDHYSQPDLCHMKHAFADSTSCDLGTTRNSSLFPCYSHDMKVENERRETEAPVALLRRSFNSNGVGYQIGVNSSLMGDNPRSYFYGMPNSSPCRSIKSFADVISFSNRMGKPLMDIHAPNNCFKSLNTSDYKKQGLQTSMTRNNGKGQGIANEGKRKRSEDGSESALKKPKQESPTASSVKVQAPKVKLGDRITALQQIVSPFGKTDTASVLFEAIQYIKFLQEQVQLLSNPYMKTNSHKDPWGSLDRKEKGDTKLDLRSRGLCLVPTSCTPQIYRENTGSDYWSTPTYRGSLYR; the protein is encoded by the exons AtgtgtgagaaagagagagatatggCTGAAGAATGCATAGAAAGCTCTGTTGCTACCTCTTCCTCTACACCTACAAACTGGTGGGATATCCCTGGTGCTTCCTCTCTTCCTGCATGGAATAATAACCCTAACTCATGGCACCATCAAAACCCTAACTCCAACTCTTCTTGTGAGGAGGATGTTTCAATATCCACATCGTTTACTAATGCTTCCAACCACTCGGGCTTGACTGTCGAATCCTCTCGCCGGCTTGCTGAGCCTGCTTCGTCCAACGATTTGATTGGAGAACATGCCTCTGATAATAATCTTTGGAGCCATGTTCTTTT AAGTGTTGGAAGCAATGGAGAATTGCAAAACAATCAAGATGTAGAAGAGAACTTTGTTGATGCATTATCATCCAAGAGTATGTCAACTGGGATGTTTGAGCCTGCCTGTGACTACTTGAAGAAATTGGACAACAGCTGGGAATTCACAAACTCTACATcattcaacaattttgaaaagcATATAAATGGGTTCAATGATAGCGTACTTGATAATGAAAGGTTAAACAAGTTGTCCAATCTAGTTAGCACTTGGTCTATTGCCCCTCCAGACCCTGATGTCAATCGCCAATTTGACCCCCAAACATGCAATATATCTTTGAGTTCTTCCATGGATCATTACTCACAACCTGATCTTTGTCACATGAAGCATGCCTTTGCTGATTCCACATCATGTGACTTGGGAACAACTAGGAATTCTTCTTTATTTCCATGTTATAGTCATGATATGAAAGTTGAGAATGAACGCCGTGAGACTGAAGCCCCAGTTGCTTTATTACGAAGATCATTCAACAGTAATGGTGTTGGATATCAAATTGGAGTTAACAGCTCCTTGATGGGAGATAATCCCAGATCATACTTCTATGGGATGCCTAATTCTTCTCCTTGCAGAAGCATAAAAAGCTTTGCAGATGTTATATCTTTCAGTAATCGCATGGGCAAGCCCTTGATGGACATTCATGCACCTAACAACTGTTTCAAATCTTTGAACACCTCTGATTATAAGAAGCAAGGGCTGCAAACTTCTATG ACTAGAAATAATGGAAAAGGACAGGGAATTGCAAatgaaggaaaaaggaaaaggtcTGAAGATGGTTCAGAATCAGCCCTGAAAAAACCAAAGCAAGAGAGTCCTACAGCTTCATCAGTAAAG GTGCAGGCACCAAAAGTCAAGCTTGGAGACAGAATCACGGCCCTTCAGCAAATTGTGTCACCTTTTGGAAAG ACTGATACTGCATCGGTGCTCTTTGAAGCTATTCAATATATTAAGTTTCTACAAGAACAAGTACAG CTACTGAGTAACCCTTATATGAAGACGAATTCGCACAAG GATCCATGGGGAAGcttggataggaaagaaaagggagacACAAAGCTTGATCTCAGGAGCAGAGGTCTTTGTTTAGTTCCTACCTCATGTACCCCTCAAATTTACCGTGAGAACACAGGATCAGACTACTGGAGTACACCAACATATAGAGGGAGTTTGTATAGGTGA
- the LOC115982290 gene encoding transcription factor bHLH111 isoform X4, producing MSTGMFEPACDYLKKLDNSWEFTNSTSFNNFEKHINGFNDSVLDNERLNKLSNLVSTWSIAPPDPDVNRQFDPQTCNISLSSSMDHYSQPDLCHMKHAFADSTSCDLGTTRNSSLFPCYSHDMKVENERRETEAPVALLRRSFNSNGVGYQIGVNSSLMGDNPRSYFYGMPNSSPCRSIKSFADVISFSNRMGKPLMDIHAPNNCFKSLNTSDYKKQGLQTSMLRNSSCSMQTRNNGKGQGIANEGKRKRSEDGSESALKKPKQESPTASSVKVQAPKVKLGDRITALQQIVSPFGKTDTASVLFEAIQYIKFLQEQVQLLSNPYMKTNSHKDPWGSLDRKEKGDTKLDLRSRGLCLVPTSCTPQIYRENTGSDYWSTPTYRGSLYR from the exons ATGTCAACTGGGATGTTTGAGCCTGCCTGTGACTACTTGAAGAAATTGGACAACAGCTGGGAATTCACAAACTCTACATcattcaacaattttgaaaagcATATAAATGGGTTCAATGATAGCGTACTTGATAATGAAAGGTTAAACAAGTTGTCCAATCTAGTTAGCACTTGGTCTATTGCCCCTCCAGACCCTGATGTCAATCGCCAATTTGACCCCCAAACATGCAATATATCTTTGAGTTCTTCCATGGATCATTACTCACAACCTGATCTTTGTCACATGAAGCATGCCTTTGCTGATTCCACATCATGTGACTTGGGAACAACTAGGAATTCTTCTTTATTTCCATGTTATAGTCATGATATGAAAGTTGAGAATGAACGCCGTGAGACTGAAGCCCCAGTTGCTTTATTACGAAGATCATTCAACAGTAATGGTGTTGGATATCAAATTGGAGTTAACAGCTCCTTGATGGGAGATAATCCCAGATCATACTTCTATGGGATGCCTAATTCTTCTCCTTGCAGAAGCATAAAAAGCTTTGCAGATGTTATATCTTTCAGTAATCGCATGGGCAAGCCCTTGATGGACATTCATGCACCTAACAACTGTTTCAAATCTTTGAACACCTCTGATTATAAGAAGCAAGGGCTGCAAACTTCTATG TTGAGAAATTCAAGTTGCTCCATGCAGACTAGAAATAATGGAAAAGGACAGGGAATTGCAAatgaaggaaaaaggaaaaggtcTGAAGATGGTTCAGAATCAGCCCTGAAAAAACCAAAGCAAGAGAGTCCTACAGCTTCATCAGTAAAG GTGCAGGCACCAAAAGTCAAGCTTGGAGACAGAATCACGGCCCTTCAGCAAATTGTGTCACCTTTTGGAAAG ACTGATACTGCATCGGTGCTCTTTGAAGCTATTCAATATATTAAGTTTCTACAAGAACAAGTACAG CTACTGAGTAACCCTTATATGAAGACGAATTCGCACAAG GATCCATGGGGAAGcttggataggaaagaaaagggagacACAAAGCTTGATCTCAGGAGCAGAGGTCTTTGTTTAGTTCCTACCTCATGTACCCCTCAAATTTACCGTGAGAACACAGGATCAGACTACTGGAGTACACCAACATATAGAGGGAGTTTGTATAGGTGA
- the LOC115982290 gene encoding transcription factor bHLH111 isoform X1: MCEKERDMAEECIESSVATSSSTPTNWWDIPGASSLPAWNNNPNSWHHQNPNSNSSCEEDVSISTSFTNASNHSGLTVESSRRLAEPASSNDLIGEHASDNNLWSHVLLSVGSNGELQNNQDVEENFVDALSSKSMSTGMFEPACDYLKKLDNSWEFTNSTSFNNFEKHINGFNDSVLDNERLNKLSNLVSTWSIAPPDPDVNRQFDPQTCNISLSSSMDHYSQPDLCHMKHAFADSTSCDLGTTRNSSLFPCYSHDMKVENERRETEAPVALLRRSFNSNGVGYQIGVNSSLMGDNPRSYFYGMPNSSPCRSIKSFADVISFSNRMGKPLMDIHAPNNCFKSLNTSDYKKQGLQTSMLRNSSCSMQTRNNGKGQGIANEGKRKRSEDGSESALKKPKQESPTASSVKVQAPKVKLGDRITALQQIVSPFGKTDTASVLFEAIQYIKFLQEQVQLLSNPYMKTNSHKDPWGSLDRKEKGDTKLDLRSRGLCLVPTSCTPQIYRENTGSDYWSTPTYRGSLYR; the protein is encoded by the exons AtgtgtgagaaagagagagatatggCTGAAGAATGCATAGAAAGCTCTGTTGCTACCTCTTCCTCTACACCTACAAACTGGTGGGATATCCCTGGTGCTTCCTCTCTTCCTGCATGGAATAATAACCCTAACTCATGGCACCATCAAAACCCTAACTCCAACTCTTCTTGTGAGGAGGATGTTTCAATATCCACATCGTTTACTAATGCTTCCAACCACTCGGGCTTGACTGTCGAATCCTCTCGCCGGCTTGCTGAGCCTGCTTCGTCCAACGATTTGATTGGAGAACATGCCTCTGATAATAATCTTTGGAGCCATGTTCTTTT AAGTGTTGGAAGCAATGGAGAATTGCAAAACAATCAAGATGTAGAAGAGAACTTTGTTGATGCATTATCATCCAAGAGTATGTCAACTGGGATGTTTGAGCCTGCCTGTGACTACTTGAAGAAATTGGACAACAGCTGGGAATTCACAAACTCTACATcattcaacaattttgaaaagcATATAAATGGGTTCAATGATAGCGTACTTGATAATGAAAGGTTAAACAAGTTGTCCAATCTAGTTAGCACTTGGTCTATTGCCCCTCCAGACCCTGATGTCAATCGCCAATTTGACCCCCAAACATGCAATATATCTTTGAGTTCTTCCATGGATCATTACTCACAACCTGATCTTTGTCACATGAAGCATGCCTTTGCTGATTCCACATCATGTGACTTGGGAACAACTAGGAATTCTTCTTTATTTCCATGTTATAGTCATGATATGAAAGTTGAGAATGAACGCCGTGAGACTGAAGCCCCAGTTGCTTTATTACGAAGATCATTCAACAGTAATGGTGTTGGATATCAAATTGGAGTTAACAGCTCCTTGATGGGAGATAATCCCAGATCATACTTCTATGGGATGCCTAATTCTTCTCCTTGCAGAAGCATAAAAAGCTTTGCAGATGTTATATCTTTCAGTAATCGCATGGGCAAGCCCTTGATGGACATTCATGCACCTAACAACTGTTTCAAATCTTTGAACACCTCTGATTATAAGAAGCAAGGGCTGCAAACTTCTATG TTGAGAAATTCAAGTTGCTCCATGCAGACTAGAAATAATGGAAAAGGACAGGGAATTGCAAatgaaggaaaaaggaaaaggtcTGAAGATGGTTCAGAATCAGCCCTGAAAAAACCAAAGCAAGAGAGTCCTACAGCTTCATCAGTAAAG GTGCAGGCACCAAAAGTCAAGCTTGGAGACAGAATCACGGCCCTTCAGCAAATTGTGTCACCTTTTGGAAAG ACTGATACTGCATCGGTGCTCTTTGAAGCTATTCAATATATTAAGTTTCTACAAGAACAAGTACAG CTACTGAGTAACCCTTATATGAAGACGAATTCGCACAAG GATCCATGGGGAAGcttggataggaaagaaaagggagacACAAAGCTTGATCTCAGGAGCAGAGGTCTTTGTTTAGTTCCTACCTCATGTACCCCTCAAATTTACCGTGAGAACACAGGATCAGACTACTGGAGTACACCAACATATAGAGGGAGTTTGTATAGGTGA
- the LOC115982290 gene encoding transcription factor bHLH111 isoform X2, translated as MCEKERDMAEECIESSVATSSSTPTNWWDIPGASSLPAWNNNPNSWHHQNPNSNSSCEEDVSISTSFTNASNHSGLTVESSRRLAEPASSNDLIGEHASDNNLWSHVLLSVGSNGELQNNQDVEENFVDALSSKSMSTGMFEPACDYLKKLDNSWEFTNSTSFNNFEKHINGFNDSVLDNERLNKLSNLVSTWSIAPPDPDVNRQFDPQTCNISLSSSMDHYSQPDLCHMKHAFADSTSCDLGTTRNSSLFPCYSHDMKVENERRETEAPVALLRRSFNSNGVGYQIGVNSSLMGDNPRSYFYGMPNSSPCRSIKSFADVISFSNRMGKPLMDIHAPNNCFKSLNTSDYKKQGLQTSMLRNSSCSMQTRNNGKGQGIANEGKRKRSEDGSESALKKPKQESPTASSVKAPKVKLGDRITALQQIVSPFGKTDTASVLFEAIQYIKFLQEQVQLLSNPYMKTNSHKDPWGSLDRKEKGDTKLDLRSRGLCLVPTSCTPQIYRENTGSDYWSTPTYRGSLYR; from the exons AtgtgtgagaaagagagagatatggCTGAAGAATGCATAGAAAGCTCTGTTGCTACCTCTTCCTCTACACCTACAAACTGGTGGGATATCCCTGGTGCTTCCTCTCTTCCTGCATGGAATAATAACCCTAACTCATGGCACCATCAAAACCCTAACTCCAACTCTTCTTGTGAGGAGGATGTTTCAATATCCACATCGTTTACTAATGCTTCCAACCACTCGGGCTTGACTGTCGAATCCTCTCGCCGGCTTGCTGAGCCTGCTTCGTCCAACGATTTGATTGGAGAACATGCCTCTGATAATAATCTTTGGAGCCATGTTCTTTT AAGTGTTGGAAGCAATGGAGAATTGCAAAACAATCAAGATGTAGAAGAGAACTTTGTTGATGCATTATCATCCAAGAGTATGTCAACTGGGATGTTTGAGCCTGCCTGTGACTACTTGAAGAAATTGGACAACAGCTGGGAATTCACAAACTCTACATcattcaacaattttgaaaagcATATAAATGGGTTCAATGATAGCGTACTTGATAATGAAAGGTTAAACAAGTTGTCCAATCTAGTTAGCACTTGGTCTATTGCCCCTCCAGACCCTGATGTCAATCGCCAATTTGACCCCCAAACATGCAATATATCTTTGAGTTCTTCCATGGATCATTACTCACAACCTGATCTTTGTCACATGAAGCATGCCTTTGCTGATTCCACATCATGTGACTTGGGAACAACTAGGAATTCTTCTTTATTTCCATGTTATAGTCATGATATGAAAGTTGAGAATGAACGCCGTGAGACTGAAGCCCCAGTTGCTTTATTACGAAGATCATTCAACAGTAATGGTGTTGGATATCAAATTGGAGTTAACAGCTCCTTGATGGGAGATAATCCCAGATCATACTTCTATGGGATGCCTAATTCTTCTCCTTGCAGAAGCATAAAAAGCTTTGCAGATGTTATATCTTTCAGTAATCGCATGGGCAAGCCCTTGATGGACATTCATGCACCTAACAACTGTTTCAAATCTTTGAACACCTCTGATTATAAGAAGCAAGGGCTGCAAACTTCTATG TTGAGAAATTCAAGTTGCTCCATGCAGACTAGAAATAATGGAAAAGGACAGGGAATTGCAAatgaaggaaaaaggaaaaggtcTGAAGATGGTTCAGAATCAGCCCTGAAAAAACCAAAGCAAGAGAGTCCTACAGCTTCATCAGTAAAG GCACCAAAAGTCAAGCTTGGAGACAGAATCACGGCCCTTCAGCAAATTGTGTCACCTTTTGGAAAG ACTGATACTGCATCGGTGCTCTTTGAAGCTATTCAATATATTAAGTTTCTACAAGAACAAGTACAG CTACTGAGTAACCCTTATATGAAGACGAATTCGCACAAG GATCCATGGGGAAGcttggataggaaagaaaagggagacACAAAGCTTGATCTCAGGAGCAGAGGTCTTTGTTTAGTTCCTACCTCATGTACCCCTCAAATTTACCGTGAGAACACAGGATCAGACTACTGGAGTACACCAACATATAGAGGGAGTTTGTATAGGTGA